A part of Thermococcus sp. LS1 genomic DNA contains:
- a CDS encoding RNA-guided endonuclease TnpB family protein, translated as MSLEIIKLTAKFNIKTVPEELNDLFTTYREIVNYLITYAYENNITSFYRLKKETYKSLRREYPELPSHYLYTACQMATAIFKSYRKRKRKGTAKSKPVFKKETIMLDGHLFKIGLETGVLKLSTPKGRLTLEIHPAKYHEKFKGWKIGQAWLIRTPKGVFINVVFSKEVEIKAPLTFVGVDLNENNVTLSLPSGEFVQIITHEREVRTSYFLKRNRIKKKLKTGKRRRELLKKYGERERNRLNDLYHRLANRIVEIAEKYGGIALEDLTEIRDSIRFTAEINGRLHRWSFRKLQSIIEYKAKLKGLTVVFVNPAFTSSLCPICGGKLSPNGHRVLKCEKCGFEADRDVVGSWNISLRALKMWGVSVPPESSTMKMGGGKVIRYEWFKSPTNSG; from the coding sequence ATGTCATTAGAGATTATTAAACTAACTGCGAAATTCAATATAAAAACGGTTCCCGAGGAATTGAATGATTTATTCACCACATATCGTGAAATTGTAAACTATCTTATCACTTACGCCTATGAGAACAACATCACAAGCTTTTACCGGCTAAAAAAAGAGACCTACAAAAGTCTCCGCAGAGAGTATCCCGAACTTCCAAGCCACTATCTTTATACAGCCTGTCAAATGGCCACGGCCATCTTCAAAAGCTACCGCAAGAGGAAGAGAAAGGGTACAGCTAAAAGTAAACCTGTCTTCAAAAAGGAAACCATAATGCTAGATGGCCATCTGTTTAAGATTGGCCTTGAGACAGGAGTACTAAAGCTCTCAACTCCCAAAGGTAGGTTAACACTAGAAATTCATCCCGCAAAGTACCATGAGAAGTTCAAAGGCTGGAAGATTGGACAGGCTTGGTTAATTAGAACGCCGAAAGGGGTCTTCATAAATGTAGTTTTTTCAAAAGAAGTCGAAATAAAAGCGCCTTTGACCTTTGTTGGCGTGGACTTAAATGAGAACAACGTTACTCTCAGTCTTCCAAGCGGTGAATTCGTGCAAATTATTACCCATGAACGTGAAGTTAGGACGAGCTATTTCTTAAAACGGAACAGGATTAAGAAAAAGCTGAAGACTGGCAAGAGAAGAAGAGAGCTACTGAAAAAATATGGCGAGCGTGAGAGGAACAGGCTTAACGATTTGTATCACAGGCTGGCCAACAGGATTGTCGAGATTGCGGAGAAGTATGGAGGGATTGCCTTAGAGGATTTAACCGAAATCAGAGATTCGATTAGGTTTACTGCCGAGATTAATGGGCGGCTTCACAGGTGGAGTTTTCGCAAACTTCAGAGCATTATTGAATACAAGGCGAAGCTGAAGGGGTTAACAGTTGTTTTCGTAAATCCCGCTTTCACTTCGTCCCTGTGCCCGATATGTGGGGGTAAACTAAGCCCGAATGGGCACAGGGTTTTGAAGTGTGAGAAGTGTGGGTTCGAGGCTGACAGGGACGTTGTCGGAAGTTGGAATATTTCTCTTCGCGCCCTGAAGATGTGGGGAGTCTCCGTTCCCCCCGAAAGCTCCACGATGAAGATGGGAGGAGGGAAGGTTATCCGCTACGAGTGGTTCAAAAGTCCCACAAATAGCGGATAA
- the hisS gene encoding histidine--tRNA ligase, whose protein sequence is MNVRLEKVKGTRDLLPEEMAKRRWVFERIRDVFERYNFHEILTPTFEYTALFQLRSGEEVVEQLYAFEDKGGRNLSLRPDMTSSVARLFVNQFQNAPKPVKWYYIANMFRYEEPQSGRYREFWQAGVELIGSDKVEADAEVIALLVESYLATGLREFTVNIGDRILLDEFAKMLGVSDDIGLMRLIDKKDKMSREDFIGSLREFGLSDEGIEKVLALIEIKGKPDEVLPKAEELFTSEKAREEIKRLYELVDLLKAYGVYDFILIDLGIARGFDYYTSVVFEAIAPNDLGIGSIGGGGRYDNLIEVFGGKPTPATGFAIGIERLIPILEWKGLIPEPKLRPDVYVIPIGKELEFRAKAIEIAQSLRKKGITADYDLMGRKLKKALDYAGRLGVPYVILVGKKDLAEGKVTIRDMESGEQIAVKIERVSEELSRLLGG, encoded by the coding sequence ATGAATGTTAGACTCGAGAAGGTAAAGGGAACGCGAGACCTCCTGCCAGAGGAGATGGCGAAGAGGAGATGGGTCTTCGAGAGAATAAGGGACGTCTTCGAGCGCTACAACTTTCACGAGATACTCACACCGACTTTCGAATACACCGCTCTCTTTCAGCTGAGGAGCGGTGAGGAGGTCGTGGAGCAGCTCTACGCCTTCGAGGACAAGGGCGGCAGGAACCTCTCACTGAGGCCTGACATGACGTCGAGCGTAGCGCGCTTATTCGTCAACCAGTTCCAGAACGCACCAAAGCCGGTGAAGTGGTACTACATCGCCAACATGTTCAGGTACGAAGAACCCCAGAGCGGCCGCTATAGGGAGTTCTGGCAGGCTGGAGTCGAGCTCATCGGTAGCGACAAGGTCGAGGCCGACGCTGAGGTCATAGCCCTCCTCGTCGAGAGCTACCTCGCGACAGGCCTCAGGGAGTTCACCGTTAACATCGGCGACCGCATTCTGCTCGACGAGTTCGCGAAGATGCTCGGCGTTAGTGATGACATTGGTTTGATGAGGCTCATCGACAAGAAGGACAAGATGAGCAGGGAAGACTTCATAGGGTCCCTGAGAGAGTTCGGTCTAAGCGACGAAGGCATCGAGAAGGTTCTGGCGCTGATAGAGATAAAAGGAAAGCCTGACGAGGTTCTCCCGAAGGCGGAGGAGCTCTTCACGAGCGAGAAGGCGAGGGAGGAAATAAAGCGCCTCTACGAGCTTGTGGACCTCCTCAAGGCTTACGGCGTCTACGACTTCATACTCATAGATCTTGGCATAGCCAGGGGCTTCGACTACTACACGAGCGTCGTCTTTGAGGCGATAGCGCCGAACGACCTCGGGATAGGCTCGATAGGTGGCGGCGGCCGCTACGACAACCTCATAGAGGTCTTCGGCGGAAAGCCAACTCCAGCGACGGGCTTTGCCATCGGAATAGAGCGCCTCATCCCAATCCTTGAGTGGAAGGGCCTAATTCCAGAGCCGAAGCTCAGGCCAGACGTCTACGTGATTCCAATCGGGAAAGAGCTTGAGTTCAGGGCAAAGGCCATTGAAATAGCTCAGAGCCTTAGGAAGAAAGGCATCACGGCCGACTACGACCTCATGGGCAGGAAGCTCAAGAAGGCTCTGGACTACGCAGGAAGGCTCGGCGTGCCCTACGTCATCTTAGTCGGCAAGAAGGATCTGGCTGAGGGTAAGGTCACGATAAGGGACATGGAGAGTGGTGAACAGATAGCCGTTAAAATTGAAAGGGTCTCGGAAGAGCTCTCGCGGCTTCTTGGGGGGTAA
- a CDS encoding phospholipase D-like domain-containing protein: MFSMKYDPADSFDWANDLIRALAEAEKRGVNVHVLLEDSPDINQAAYDYLKANGVDVSFDSLETTLHAKVVVIDGKIVFLGSHNWSESALYWNHEVSIKIVSEDLAQSLINYFWSIR, encoded by the coding sequence ATGTTCTCCATGAAGTACGACCCCGCGGACAGCTTCGACTGGGCAAACGACCTCATAAGAGCCCTGGCGGAGGCCGAAAAGAGGGGAGTCAACGTTCATGTCCTCCTCGAGGACTCCCCGGACATCAATCAGGCCGCCTACGATTACCTGAAGGCCAACGGCGTGGACGTTTCTTTTGACTCGCTCGAAACGACGCTTCACGCTAAGGTGGTGGTGATAGACGGGAAAATAGTCTTCCTCGGGAGTCACAACTGGAGCGAGAGCGCCCTCTACTGGAACCACGAGGTCAGCATCAAGATAGTCTCCGAAGATCTCGCCCAGAGCCTGATTAACTACTTCTGGAGCATCCGCTAA
- a CDS encoding initiation control protein YabA: MIKRWLCKDLYDEIERLERSIIELEEQIVELRMQLNMKVDEANRLAIENTSLRHKVEMMERREKRLKEFLAKLKVPLVIVDEEQFEDVDVDLEADLKD; encoded by the coding sequence ATGATAAAGCGCTGGCTGTGTAAGGACCTTTACGATGAGATTGAGAGGCTCGAGCGTTCCATTATTGAACTGGAGGAGCAGATAGTCGAGCTCCGAATGCAGCTCAACATGAAGGTCGATGAGGCTAATAGGCTCGCCATAGAGAACACCAGTCTGAGGCACAAGGTTGAGATGATGGAACGCCGCGAGAAACGCCTCAAGGAGTTCCTTGCAAAGCTCAAAGTCCCTCTCGTTATCGTTGATGAGGAGCAGTTTGAGGACGTGGACGTTGACCTCGAGGCTGATTTGAAAGACTAA
- the alaS gene encoding alanine--tRNA ligase yields the protein MSMDMTTRMFKEEGWMRKQCPKCGKFFWTLDPERKTCGDPPCDEYGFIGKPGIPKKYTLDEMREKFLSFFEKHGHGRVKRYPVLPRWRDDVLLVGASIMDFQPWVISGEADPPANPLTISQPSIRFTDIDNVGITGRHFTIFEMMAHHAFNYPGKPIYWMDETVELAFEFFTKELGMKAEDITFKENPWAGGGNAGPAFEVLYRGLEVATLVFMQYKKAPENADPSQVVEIKGDKYVPMETMVVDTGYGLERLVWMSQGTPTAYDAVLGYVIEPLKRAAGIEKIDARILMENSKLAGMFDIEDMGDLRVLRQEVAKRVGISVEELEKLVRPYELIYAIADHTKALTFMLADGVIPSNVKAGYLARLLIRKSIRHLRELGLEMPLAEIVAMHIKELSPSFPEFKEMEDVILDIINIEERRYAETLRRGSDLVKREIAKLKKKGENEIPLEKLILFYESHGLTPEIVAEIAQKEGVKVHIPDNFYTLVAKEAEKEEKKEAAQYVVDFELVKGLPDTRTLYYEDPFMKEFDAEVLRVIDDWVVLDQTAFYPEGGGQPYDTGELNGVKVTNVQKVGKVILHRVEEPEKFKEGMTVHGRINWDRRIQHMRHHTGTHVLMGALVRVLGKHVWQAGSQLHTDWARLDISHYKRITEEELREIERLANRIVMENRRVTWEWLPRTEAEMKYGFRLYQGGVVPGRIIRVLKIEDWDVQACGGTHLPNTGLVGPIKILRTERIQDGVERIIFATGEAAVNWMQETERILKRTSDVFRVPPEKLPETAERFFNEWKEARKEVEKLRKELAKLLVYELEDKIERVGEVEFIGAVVEGTMDDLREAANKLRKDKRVVVLISREGHFVVAVGDGFDLKAGELAKVITSVAGGGGGGRKELAQGRIKNPLKAEEAIAEVKKRLG from the coding sequence ATGAGCATGGACATGACCACGCGCATGTTTAAAGAGGAAGGGTGGATGAGAAAGCAGTGCCCCAAGTGCGGAAAGTTCTTCTGGACGCTCGACCCAGAGAGGAAAACCTGCGGAGACCCGCCGTGTGACGAGTATGGATTCATCGGTAAGCCCGGCATTCCGAAGAAGTACACCCTCGACGAGATGCGCGAGAAGTTCCTGAGCTTCTTTGAAAAGCACGGTCATGGAAGAGTGAAGCGCTATCCCGTTCTGCCAAGATGGAGGGACGACGTTCTCCTCGTTGGTGCTTCAATCATGGACTTCCAGCCGTGGGTAATCAGCGGTGAAGCCGATCCTCCAGCCAATCCGCTCACCATCTCACAGCCCTCGATTCGCTTTACCGACATAGACAACGTTGGAATAACCGGCAGGCACTTCACGATATTTGAGATGATGGCGCACCACGCCTTCAACTACCCCGGCAAGCCGATATACTGGATGGACGAGACGGTTGAGCTCGCCTTCGAGTTCTTCACCAAAGAGCTCGGTATGAAGGCCGAGGACATAACCTTCAAGGAGAACCCCTGGGCTGGCGGCGGAAACGCCGGACCTGCCTTCGAGGTCCTTTACAGGGGTCTTGAGGTTGCAACGCTAGTTTTCATGCAGTACAAGAAAGCTCCTGAAAACGCCGACCCAAGTCAGGTCGTTGAGATAAAGGGCGACAAGTATGTCCCGATGGAAACGATGGTCGTTGATACCGGTTACGGCCTTGAAAGGCTTGTCTGGATGAGCCAGGGTACCCCAACAGCCTACGATGCCGTCCTCGGCTACGTCATAGAGCCCCTCAAGCGTGCGGCTGGAATAGAGAAGATAGACGCGAGAATCCTCATGGAGAACTCTAAACTGGCCGGAATGTTCGACATCGAGGACATGGGAGATTTGAGGGTTCTCCGCCAGGAAGTTGCCAAACGCGTCGGCATAAGCGTTGAGGAGCTGGAGAAGCTGGTAAGGCCCTACGAGCTTATCTATGCGATAGCCGACCACACCAAGGCCCTAACCTTCATGCTCGCCGATGGAGTCATCCCGTCCAACGTCAAGGCGGGCTACCTTGCCAGGCTCCTCATAAGGAAGAGCATAAGGCACCTCCGTGAGCTTGGTCTGGAAATGCCGCTGGCGGAGATCGTTGCCATGCACATCAAGGAGCTTTCGCCGAGCTTCCCTGAGTTCAAGGAGATGGAGGACGTCATACTCGACATAATTAACATCGAAGAAAGGCGCTATGCTGAAACCCTCCGGCGCGGAAGCGACTTGGTGAAGCGCGAGATAGCCAAGCTCAAGAAGAAGGGTGAAAACGAGATTCCGCTTGAAAAGCTCATCCTATTCTACGAGAGCCACGGGCTGACGCCGGAGATAGTGGCGGAAATAGCTCAGAAGGAGGGTGTTAAGGTCCACATACCCGACAACTTCTACACCCTCGTCGCCAAGGAGGCCGAGAAGGAAGAAAAGAAGGAGGCCGCCCAGTACGTCGTTGACTTCGAACTCGTGAAGGGCTTGCCCGACACGAGGACACTCTACTACGAGGACCCGTTTATGAAGGAGTTCGACGCGGAGGTTCTCAGGGTAATCGATGACTGGGTCGTTCTCGACCAGACTGCATTCTACCCCGAGGGCGGCGGTCAGCCCTACGACACGGGCGAGCTGAACGGAGTTAAAGTTACCAACGTCCAGAAGGTCGGAAAGGTTATCCTTCACAGGGTCGAGGAGCCCGAGAAGTTCAAGGAGGGCATGACCGTCCACGGAAGGATCAACTGGGACAGGAGAATCCAGCACATGCGCCACCACACGGGAACCCACGTCCTCATGGGTGCCCTGGTTAGGGTTCTCGGAAAGCACGTCTGGCAGGCTGGCTCTCAGCTCCATACCGACTGGGCCAGGCTGGACATATCCCACTACAAGCGCATAACCGAGGAGGAGCTCAGGGAGATAGAGAGGCTCGCCAACAGGATAGTCATGGAGAACAGAAGGGTAACCTGGGAGTGGCTTCCAAGGACTGAAGCCGAGATGAAGTACGGCTTCAGGCTCTATCAGGGCGGAGTTGTGCCGGGCAGGATTATCAGGGTGCTCAAGATAGAGGACTGGGACGTTCAGGCCTGTGGTGGAACCCACCTGCCGAACACCGGCCTTGTAGGCCCGATTAAAATCCTGAGAACCGAGCGCATACAGGACGGTGTTGAGAGGATAATCTTCGCCACGGGAGAGGCCGCCGTAAACTGGATGCAGGAAACTGAGAGAATCCTCAAGAGGACAAGTGATGTCTTCCGCGTCCCGCCCGAGAAGCTGCCAGAGACTGCTGAGAGATTCTTCAACGAGTGGAAGGAGGCAAGGAAGGAAGTTGAGAAGCTCAGGAAGGAGCTGGCGAAGCTCCTCGTTTACGAACTTGAGGACAAAATCGAGAGGGTCGGGGAAGTCGAGTTCATTGGCGCAGTCGTTGAGGGAACCATGGACGACCTCCGCGAGGCGGCAAACAAGCTCAGGAAGGATAAGAGAGTTGTTGTCCTTATCAGCAGGGAAGGCCACTTCGTCGTTGCCGTTGGCGATGGCTTCGACCTTAAGGCTGGCGAGCTTGCGAAGGTAATTACCAGCGTCGCCGGCGGTGGTGGGGGCGGAAGGAAGGAGCTCGCCCAGGGCAGGATAAAGAATCCACTGAAGGCCGAGGAGGCTATAGCCGAGGTGAAGAAGCGCCTCGGCTGA
- a CDS encoding Nif3-like dinuclear metal center hexameric protein, whose product MVARDEIVAFLNEYLNINAFPDKSKNGLQVEGKEEIERIAFAVDTTLKTIERAARAKADMMIVHHGMIWGGIDYVTGVTYRRLKALFDAGMNLYVAHVPLDAHPEVGNNVQLLKLLGLEPKEPFGEYGGVTIGYIGEFEEAKPVEEVAQVLAEKLDTTVKTYEFGVREIRRVGAITGSGGFALEEAKRKNIDLFVLGEFTHANYLTALDLGISVAVAGHYKTETLGVKALMPLIKEKFDVEVFFIDEPTGL is encoded by the coding sequence ATGGTCGCGCGAGACGAGATAGTCGCATTTCTCAACGAATACCTCAACATTAACGCCTTCCCTGACAAGTCAAAGAACGGCCTCCAGGTGGAAGGGAAGGAGGAGATCGAGAGGATAGCCTTTGCCGTTGACACGACACTGAAAACCATAGAGAGGGCCGCCAGGGCCAAAGCCGACATGATGATAGTCCACCACGGCATGATATGGGGTGGCATAGACTACGTGACCGGAGTGACATACCGCAGGCTTAAGGCGCTCTTCGATGCTGGCATGAACCTTTACGTAGCCCACGTGCCTTTAGATGCCCATCCCGAGGTCGGAAACAACGTCCAGCTCCTCAAACTTCTCGGGCTTGAACCGAAGGAACCCTTCGGCGAGTACGGAGGGGTTACGATAGGCTACATCGGGGAGTTTGAGGAGGCAAAGCCGGTAGAGGAAGTGGCACAGGTTCTCGCGGAGAAGCTGGACACGACAGTTAAGACCTACGAGTTCGGGGTGAGGGAGATAAGGCGCGTTGGAGCCATAACGGGCTCCGGTGGCTTTGCACTGGAGGAAGCAAAGAGAAAGAACATTGACCTATTCGTTCTCGGAGAGTTTACACACGCCAACTATTTAACCGCCCTGGATCTTGGGATAAGCGTCGCGGTTGCTGGCCACTACAAGACAGAAACGCTAGGCGTAAAGGCGCTGATGCCGCTCATTAAGGAGAAGTTCGACGTTGAGGTTTTCTTCATAGACGAGCCAACTGGACTTTGA
- a CDS encoding tRNA uridine(34) 5-carboxymethylaminomethyl modification radical SAM/GNAT enzyme Elp3 produces MGESNNFRRAVEELARAVLAGEIKTRDELNRYKIIVSRKYHLSKIPGNSDILKAIPEGERDRFRDLLKRKPTRTISGVAVVAMMTKPFPCPHGRCIYCPGGPSVGSPQSYTGKEPSALRAVQSAYHPYIIMMRRLKQLTDIGHDVDKVEVIIQGGTFPAVDLDYQEWFIKCAFKAMNDFPHFRDIENLEEKLVRLIVHGDKSVLDEDPKFKEAWEKTHRKPYYYLEDEQRKNEKAKVRMVGLTIETRPDWAFERQIDRMLKLGTTRVELGVQTIFNFIHERTKRGHGVEEIVKATQLLRDAGLKINYHIMPGLPGSNFERDLYTFRAIFEDARFRPDMLKVYPTLVTADAPLYRWWREGKYRPYRTEEAVELLVEAYKLFPKWVRVMRIQRDIPAKLIVDGVKHSNLGQLVFNELIKRGIRPREIRFREVGHMMQKFGVEPEMEHIELLREDYDAAGGKDIFLSFEDTKNDILIGFLRLRIPSEKAHRKEINCCPSAIVRELHVYGPLVPIGGRPKYEWQHRGYGRELLAEAERIAREEFDVKKMLVISGVGVREYYRKFGYRKNGPYVAKRLDKSYADFGKSKSFDAHLNT; encoded by the coding sequence ATGGGTGAGAGTAACAACTTCCGGCGAGCGGTTGAGGAGCTTGCGAGGGCAGTTTTGGCGGGCGAGATTAAAACGCGGGACGAGCTTAACCGCTATAAGATAATCGTCTCTAGGAAGTATCATCTGAGCAAGATTCCCGGTAATTCTGATATTCTCAAAGCCATTCCCGAGGGGGAGCGCGACCGCTTTAGGGATCTGCTCAAGAGGAAGCCGACCAGAACGATAAGCGGCGTTGCAGTCGTTGCCATGATGACCAAGCCCTTTCCCTGCCCCCACGGACGCTGCATCTACTGCCCGGGCGGTCCGAGCGTTGGCTCACCGCAGAGCTACACTGGAAAAGAACCTTCCGCTCTGAGGGCCGTCCAGAGCGCTTACCACCCCTACATCATCATGATGCGCAGGCTAAAGCAGCTCACTGACATAGGCCACGACGTGGATAAGGTCGAGGTCATAATCCAGGGTGGAACTTTTCCCGCGGTTGATCTGGATTACCAGGAGTGGTTCATCAAGTGTGCCTTCAAGGCCATGAATGACTTCCCGCACTTCAGGGACATAGAAAACCTCGAGGAGAAGCTCGTCCGCCTGATAGTCCACGGCGATAAGTCCGTTCTTGATGAGGATCCGAAGTTCAAGGAGGCCTGGGAGAAGACCCACAGAAAGCCCTACTATTATCTCGAAGATGAGCAGAGGAAGAACGAGAAGGCTAAGGTGAGGATGGTCGGGTTAACGATAGAGACGAGGCCTGACTGGGCCTTCGAGAGGCAGATTGACAGGATGCTCAAGCTGGGAACGACGCGCGTTGAGCTCGGTGTTCAGACGATTTTCAACTTCATCCATGAGAGAACCAAGCGCGGCCACGGTGTCGAGGAGATAGTCAAGGCCACCCAGCTCCTCCGCGACGCTGGATTGAAGATAAACTACCACATAATGCCCGGTCTGCCCGGGAGCAACTTCGAGAGGGATTTGTACACCTTCAGAGCAATATTCGAGGATGCTCGCTTCAGGCCGGACATGCTGAAGGTATACCCGACCCTTGTTACTGCCGACGCTCCTCTCTACCGCTGGTGGAGGGAAGGTAAATACCGGCCATACCGCACGGAGGAAGCCGTTGAGCTTCTCGTCGAGGCCTACAAGCTCTTCCCCAAGTGGGTTCGTGTCATGAGAATCCAGCGCGACATCCCGGCAAAGCTTATCGTCGACGGTGTCAAGCACTCCAACCTTGGGCAGCTCGTCTTCAACGAGCTGATTAAGAGAGGAATTCGCCCGAGGGAGATTAGGTTTAGAGAAGTTGGCCATATGATGCAGAAGTTCGGTGTGGAGCCCGAGATGGAGCACATTGAGCTTCTTAGGGAGGACTACGATGCAGCTGGCGGTAAAGATATATTCCTCAGCTTCGAGGACACGAAGAATGACATCCTCATAGGCTTCCTCCGCCTGAGGATTCCGAGTGAAAAAGCCCATCGGAAGGAGATAAACTGCTGTCCTTCGGCCATTGTCAGGGAGCTCCATGTCTACGGTCCGCTCGTGCCGATTGGGGGGAGACCGAAGTACGAGTGGCAGCATCGCGGCTATGGACGGGAGCTTCTTGCTGAGGCGGAGAGGATTGCCCGCGAGGAGTTTGACGTCAAGAAGATGCTCGTCATAAGCGGCGTAGGTGTGAGGGAGTATTACCGTAAGTTTGGCTATCGGAAGAACGGTCCGTACGTTGCCAAAAGGCTTGACAAAAGCTATGCAGACTTCGGCAAGAGCAAAAGCTTCGACGCACACTTAAACACTTGA
- a CDS encoding YkgJ family cysteine cluster protein: MRFKPKPFKEPVKFRCLYCLDCCRGRFIYLTLKDIQKIAEAGYDPQDFVLMVPSGDKVRFVMAYREWDLGCVFHDPETGKCRIHDRNPVICRIYPFMVSRKPLGVEGEEPFEYKGERFWLYYDESCPGINPEEPERVITPEEIAELGLEFEHELETTDMEGFLKLLEELD, encoded by the coding sequence ATGCGCTTCAAACCAAAACCCTTCAAGGAGCCCGTAAAGTTCAGGTGCCTCTACTGCTTGGACTGCTGCAGGGGGAGGTTCATCTATCTAACCCTTAAGGATATACAGAAAATAGCCGAGGCTGGCTACGACCCGCAGGACTTCGTTCTTATGGTTCCCAGTGGGGATAAGGTTCGCTTCGTCATGGCCTACCGTGAGTGGGACCTCGGCTGCGTCTTCCACGACCCTGAGACGGGCAAATGCAGAATCCATGATAGAAATCCCGTAATCTGCCGCATCTACCCATTCATGGTCTCCAGGAAGCCCCTGGGAGTTGAGGGAGAGGAGCCCTTCGAGTACAAAGGCGAAAGGTTTTGGCTCTACTACGATGAGAGCTGCCCTGGAATAAACCCGGAGGAACCTGAGAGGGTCATAACTCCTGAGGAGATAGCTGAGCTCGGCCTCGAGTTTGAACATGAATTAGAGACGACGGATATGGAAGGTTTTCTCAAACTGCTTGAGGAACTCGACTGA
- a CDS encoding PUA domain-containing protein has product MSMSELRYRRASSWEYDLILREAEKYGELKHHTFAIVEGKFRDVYAVNEKVWQEIEDLKIKPYAYGTFVGTIKVDKNLVEKFYPNVEFFYFVDIQKNYAVLSPKAGFLFTTGKDVPRSGVRKYNWQGTKKLVVFDENGIILGIGRINPDSRNKFILNVTDVGEFLRRKR; this is encoded by the coding sequence ATGTCGATGAGTGAACTCCGCTACAGGCGAGCCTCCTCATGGGAGTACGACCTGATCCTCCGCGAGGCGGAGAAGTACGGTGAACTTAAGCACCACACCTTCGCGATAGTCGAAGGAAAATTCCGGGACGTTTATGCGGTAAACGAGAAGGTATGGCAGGAGATAGAGGACCTCAAGATCAAGCCCTACGCCTACGGCACCTTCGTTGGCACTATCAAGGTTGACAAAAACCTCGTTGAGAAGTTCTATCCCAATGTCGAGTTCTTCTATTTTGTGGACATTCAAAAGAACTACGCAGTTCTAAGCCCAAAGGCCGGCTTTCTCTTCACAACCGGCAAAGACGTCCCGAGGAGCGGCGTCAGGAAGTACAACTGGCAGGGGACTAAAAAGCTGGTTGTTTTTGACGAGAACGGGATAATCCTTGGTATAGGAAGGATAAATCCAGACAGCCGGAACAAGTTCATCCTGAACGTCACGGACGTGGGCGAGTTCTTGAGGAGGAAGCGCTGA
- a CDS encoding KaiC domain-containing protein, translated as MIRRVKTGIPGMDEVLHGGIPERNVVLLSGGPGTGKSIFSQQFLWNGLQNGEPGIYVALEEHPVQVRQNMVQFGWDVRKYEEEGLFAMVDAFTAGIGKSKEYEKYIVHDLTDIREFIDVLRTAIKDIGARRVVIDSVTTLYINKPAVARSVVMQLKRVLAGLGVTSILVSQISVGERGFGGPGVEHGVDGIIRLDLDEIDGELKRSLIVWKMRGTSHSMRRHPFEITDKGIVVYPDKVLKRKAVVELE; from the coding sequence ATGATTAGGAGGGTAAAGACGGGCATCCCCGGAATGGACGAGGTTCTCCACGGGGGAATTCCCGAGAGGAATGTGGTTCTGCTCAGCGGCGGCCCTGGAACGGGCAAGTCTATCTTCAGCCAGCAGTTCCTCTGGAACGGCTTACAAAACGGCGAGCCTGGAATATATGTGGCGCTTGAAGAACATCCCGTCCAGGTCAGGCAGAACATGGTCCAGTTTGGCTGGGACGTCAGGAAATACGAGGAGGAAGGCCTTTTTGCCATGGTTGACGCCTTCACAGCTGGAATCGGTAAGAGCAAGGAGTATGAGAAATACATCGTCCACGACCTTACCGACATCCGCGAGTTTATAGACGTCCTCAGAACGGCCATCAAGGACATCGGTGCCAGGAGGGTCGTTATAGACTCGGTTACGACTCTCTACATCAACAAGCCGGCCGTCGCGAGAAGCGTAGTCATGCAGCTCAAAAGGGTTTTGGCTGGCCTTGGGGTTACGAGCATACTCGTCAGTCAGATAAGTGTCGGTGAGCGGGGCTTTGGTGGACCTGGTGTTGAGCACGGTGTTGATGGAATAATCCGCCTTGACCTTGACGAGATAGACGGCGAGCTGAAGCGCTCCCTCATTGTCTGGAAAATGCGCGGAACGAGCCACTCCATGAGAAGGCACCCCTTTGAGATAACCGACAAGGGAATAGTCGTCTATCCCGACAAGGTTCTGAAGAGGAAGGCCGTTGTTGAGCTCGAGTGA
- the speD gene encoding adenosylmethionine decarboxylase: METIGFHYVVEAAGCDPEILGNADKIRQIFLEAAKVGKMEVKASYFFKFSPTGVSGVVIVAESHISIHTWPEKGYAALDVYTCGTTADPEKAVDYILDKIKAQYAHVSEIKRGIEEDDETFTHMILTWEEKLERKNGDEKS; encoded by the coding sequence ATGGAGACGATAGGGTTTCACTACGTGGTTGAGGCTGCAGGTTGCGATCCAGAAATCCTCGGTAACGCTGACAAGATAAGGCAGATATTCCTCGAGGCTGCCAAAGTAGGCAAAATGGAGGTCAAAGCAAGCTACTTCTTCAAGTTCTCACCAACCGGTGTCAGCGGAGTGGTCATCGTTGCCGAGAGCCACATCTCGATTCACACCTGGCCGGAGAAGGGCTACGCTGCTCTCGACGTCTACACCTGCGGAACCACCGCGGATCCGGAAAAAGCCGTTGACTACATCCTCGACAAGATAAAGGCCCAGTATGCTCACGTTTCAGAGATCAAGAGAGGTATCGAGGAGGACGACGAGACCTTCACCCACATGATTCTTACCTGGGAAGAGAAGCTCGAGAGAAAGAACGGAGATGAAAAGAGCTGA